The following are from one region of the Rhipicephalus microplus isolate Deutch F79 chromosome 1, USDA_Rmic, whole genome shotgun sequence genome:
- the LOC142811585 gene encoding modifier of protein aggregation 4, with amino-acid sequence MTRGNQRELARAKNAKKQQELTKKKGANDKDGNKGLSLEERRHRDAEMMRLKQKKAAEGGQKA; translated from the exons ATGACAC GCGGAAACCAGCGCGAACTTGCCCGCGCCAAGAATGCGAAGAAGCAGCAGGagctgacgaaaaaaaaaggtgccaaTGACAAAGACGGCAACAAAGGGCTGAGCCTTGAGGAACGTCGCCACAG GGATGCAGAAATGATGCGCTTGAAACAGAAGAAAGCGGCAGAAGGTGGACAGAAGGCCTGA